Proteins encoded in a region of the Phormidium ambiguum IAM M-71 genome:
- a CDS encoding carbohydrate ABC transporter permease: MNQPESQPTTTPNFPIPILAWLNPVLLVFGAFLVLLPLLVVFLTSFALPGAIPSSGLPAKLTFENYQEAWRRGNFLLAFANSTLVALAVTAFQVVTSALAGYALARLRFRGRQALLIIILATLVIPFQLLVIPIFLVLKWGHLINTYWALILPTAASGFGIFLMRQYFQTVPIELEEAAALDGANRLQILWNLMIPLSRPALVTLFLFTFIGEWNDLFKPLVFTTRPELRTIQLALAEFQEQFTNNWPLLMAAVVIATVPVVLLFLVGQKQFIRGIATTGIKN, encoded by the coding sequence ATGAATCAACCTGAATCTCAGCCGACTACTACACCGAATTTCCCGATCCCTATTCTGGCATGGTTAAACCCAGTTTTGCTGGTTTTTGGTGCTTTCCTGGTCTTACTACCCTTGCTGGTGGTTTTTTTGACTTCCTTTGCTCTTCCAGGGGCGATTCCTAGTAGTGGCTTGCCAGCTAAACTAACTTTTGAGAATTACCAGGAAGCGTGGCGGCGAGGCAATTTTTTGCTGGCGTTTGCTAATTCTACTTTGGTGGCTTTGGCAGTAACGGCATTTCAGGTTGTGACATCAGCTTTGGCAGGTTATGCTTTGGCTAGATTGCGATTTCGTGGTCGCCAAGCTTTGCTAATAATTATTTTGGCTACTTTGGTAATTCCTTTTCAATTATTAGTAATTCCTATTTTTTTGGTGCTGAAATGGGGACATTTAATTAATACTTATTGGGCGTTAATTTTACCAACTGCTGCTAGCGGTTTTGGGATTTTTTTAATGCGGCAATATTTTCAAACTGTACCTATAGAATTGGAAGAAGCTGCTGCTTTGGATGGTGCAAATCGGCTACAAATTCTCTGGAATTTGATGATTCCTTTGTCGCGTCCTGCTTTGGTAACTTTGTTTTTGTTCACTTTTATAGGTGAGTGGAATGATTTGTTTAAACCTTTGGTTTTTACGACTCGACCTGAGTTAAGAACAATACAGTTGGCTTTGGCAGAGTTTCAAGAACAATTTACGAATAATTGGCCTTTGTTAATGGCTGCTGTGGTAATTGCTACTGTGCCAGTTGTATTACTTTTCTTAGTAGGACAAAAGCAATTTATTCGGGGTATTGCTACTACGGGAATTAAGAATTAG